One genomic segment of Dioscorea cayenensis subsp. rotundata cultivar TDr96_F1 unplaced genomic scaffold, TDr96_F1_v2_PseudoChromosome.rev07_lg8_w22 25.fasta BLBR01001336.1, whole genome shotgun sequence includes these proteins:
- the LOC120256194 gene encoding abscisic acid receptor PYL4-like, producing the protein MVIEAIVNYHSHNVLPWQCASINMQEIPAPISHVWSLIRRFDHPQAYKCFIKECYMRAGNGTEVGSVREVLMKSELPAVNSVQRLDELDDEHYVMRFSSVGGNHRLTNYQSTISLHQVSDKITMVIESYVIDVPPGVTRANTCTFIDGVIKSSLKALAERMAECL; encoded by the coding sequence ATGGTGATAGAAGCTATAGTTAATTACCATAGCCACAACGTCTTGCCATGGCAATGTGCATCTATCAATATGCAGGAGATCCCAGCACCCATATCTCATGTATGGTCTCTTATCCGAAGATTTGATCATCCTCAGGCTTATAAGTGTTTTATCAAGGAGTGTTATATGCGAGCTGGGAATGGTACTGAAGTTGGTAGTGTTAGAGAGGTTTTGATGAAGTCTGAACTTCCGGCTGTCAACAGCGTTCAGCGTCTTGATGAACTGGATGATGAACACTATGTTATGCGGTTTTCAAGTGTTGGCGGTAATCATCGTCTCACCAATTATCAGTCTACAATTAGTCTTCATCAAGTTAGTGATAAGATTACAATGGTAATTGAGTCTTATGTTATAGATGTCCCTCCGGGTGTCACCAGAGCGAACACATGCACTTTCATTGATGGTGTCATCAAGTCCAGCCTCAAGGCTCTTGCAGAAAGGATGGCAGAGTGTCTTTGA